The genome window TCAGCCTGGGTGCGCAGTATCTCGGCAGCGGCGGCGACCGTCCCAACGCCGATGCCTCCCGGTGGACCGCCAACGCCCGCCTGATTCTACAGACCGGCGCTTCGCGCTCGCTCACCTTCGCCGCCCAGCACACTGCGGGCCGCACCGCCCTCCCCGGTCCGACCTTCTTTCCGACCCCGTCCGACCGCATCGGCGATCAGCGCTCACTCGCCCACCTGACCTGGACGGAGAAGGGGGAGCGGGGCTCCTCGGCGGAGGCGCGCCTCTGGTGGCTGGGGGACCGCCTGCTCTTTACGTCGCCCGGGTTCGTCTCCGACGATCGCGGCACCGCCGCCGGCGTTTCCTGGCAGAGGGTGCAGAGGATCGACGACCGGGCCGTCCTGACCTGGGGCGCCGAAGTGGAGTCGGTCACGTTTCGGTCCTCTTCCACGTTCTCTAGTTTTGCCGCCCAGGCCACCACGGCGGCCGGCTACGTGCAGTACGACGTGCTGCTCCGCCCCCGCACCCTGCTGGGCGTGGGGGTGCGCTACGACAGCCATCCCGGCCACGGGGGGCAGGTCAATCCGCGGGTGGGTTTCGTGCACTTCGCCTCTGAGACGCTGCGCTTACGCGGCGGCCTCGGCCGCGCCTTTCGCGCCCCCACCTTCTTCGAGCTCGCCTTTCCCGGCTGCAGCAATCCGGGGCTGCGTCCAGAAGAGGCGTGGGCGGCGGACGTGGGTGCGGAGGCCGCGCTCCGCCCCGGACTGACTGCGCGTCTCAACGCCTTCTACACCTCCGCGCGGGATCTGATCGTCGGGGGGTGCCTTCCCATGAACGTGGGGTCGGCCCGCATCGCCGGCCTCTCCGCCGAACTGGTCGGCACCCTCGGCGGGGCCTGGCTGCTCTCGGCAAACGTCACCTGGTCCAGCGGCCTGGACCGCCAGACCGGCACGCCCCTGCTCCGTCTCCCCGGCTGGCAGGCCAACCTGATCCTGCGCCACGCGCCGCGTCCAGACCTCAACGTTTCGTTGCTGCTGAATTACGTCTCGGCGCGAGACGATCTGGACACCTCCACCTTCCCGGCGACACGCGTCACGCTCCCGGGCTATATGATCCTGGGGCTCCGCTACGAGCAGAAGATCGGCGAGGGCGTGATCCGCGCCGGCGTGGACAACCTGCTCGATGTGCCGTATGAGACCCTGCGCGGCTTCCCCGGCGCGGGGAGGACGTTCTTTGTGACCCTCGGAGGAAACTTCTGATGGCCCCCCGCACCCACATGCGGCCCGGTCCACCTCGATGGCAGGTGGCCGCGCTCCTCCTGGCCGCGGTCGTCGGGGCGGCCACAATGGTCTTGATGGCGCGGCGCGTCACGCCTCCCGCTCCGACGAGCTCTTCGAAGGAACTCGGGGCCCCTTCGGCGGAAGCGGAGGGGCATCCCGTCTTCGAATATCCTGTCCCGCCGGGGCCGATCCGGCCGCCGTCGCCGGTCAGACCGCCCGCCCCTCCGCGTCCTTCGCCGGCCGCCTCAGCGCAAACCCCCAGATCGCCGTCTCGCCCGGCCGCCGCGCGAACGCCACACCCCCGCCCGCATGCCAGGCGGTCGATGGTCCCGTCGGAGGCGCCGAGGGGTCCGGGCCCTCGAGAGGCTCAAACGAGGGTGGAGGGGGCGGGAACCACCGGCGCGGATCCCGCCCTGGAAGCCTCGGCGGCGACAGGGACTCCCCCGGCGAGGCGGACCGGGGACGTGACGTCTGGAGGTTCCACGCTCGCCCCTGCCGCAGCGAGTCCTTCACCCGCCGCCAGGGTGTCCGACCCTGTCCTGAAACCTCCAGTTCCGCTGGACCAGCCGCCGTTGCACCCTGTGTTGCGGGCCACCATCCTCCCCGGCTCATGGAGCGGTTCAGTGGTGGAGGAAGGCTCTGTCCGCGGCCGGGTGAAGGTCCGGCTGTTGATCCGCAGCGACGGGGCTGTGGCCATCGTCGAAGTGATCGTCTCCTCGGGGGACGCCGCTCTGGATGAGGCGGCTCGCCAGGGCCTGCTCAGATGGCGGTTCGTCCCGGCGACGCGCGACGGGGTGCCGATCGACGCCTATCTCCTCATCTGGATTACCTTCAGTGAATGAGCCTGGGTCGTGGATGTGGCGCCTGAGTGGGCAATGACTGAGCCAGAGGTGATTCTGGCCGTCGATCCCGGCCGGCGAAAATGTGGAATCGCCGTAGGGCGGCGGGGGGCCATTCTGGCCCGGTCGGTCGTGGCTTCGGACCGGCTGGCAGATGTGGTCGCCGTCTGGGCGAAGC of Candidatus Methylomirabilis sp. contains these proteins:
- a CDS encoding TonB-dependent receptor, which translates into the protein MLRHPWPTGLVVVGLLLVLAGPAALGQVPTFEGEEVVVPGRRPQQLPATPAYVTVIPADELRRMGFLTLGEALRFLAEVSVRAAGAGLGGLSQLSIRGSSPQQVLVLIDGIPLNSTAQFGVNLSTIALEDVERIEVLRGPYSAIYGNALGGVIQVITRTDARPQASAGTGSHGAAQASLRLGARWRGGVLSLGAQYLGSGGDRPNADASRWTANARLILQTGASRSLTFAAQHTAGRTALPGPTFFPTPSDRIGDQRSLAHLTWTEKGERGSSAEARLWWLGDRLLFTSPGFVSDDRGTAAGVSWQRVQRIDDRAVLTWGAEVESVTFRSSSTFSSFAAQATTAAGYVQYDVLLRPRTLLGVGVRYDSHPGHGGQVNPRVGFVHFASETLRLRGGLGRAFRAPTFFELAFPGCSNPGLRPEEAWAADVGAEAALRPGLTARLNAFYTSARDLIVGGCLPMNVGSARIAGLSAELVGTLGGAWLLSANVTWSSGLDRQTGTPLLRLPGWQANLILRHAPRPDLNVSLLLNYVSARDDLDTSTFPATRVTLPGYMILGLRYEQKIGEGVIRAGVDNLLDVPYETLRGFPGAGRTFFVTLGGNF
- a CDS encoding energy transducer TonB; translated protein: MEEGSVRGRVKVRLLIRSDGAVAIVEVIVSSGDAALDEAARQGLLRWRFVPATRDGVPIDAYLLIWITFSE